A stretch of the Agromyces larvae genome encodes the following:
- a CDS encoding metal-sensitive transcriptional regulator → MIEDIKRRALHRTKIIEGQLRGIEKMIENEDYCVDIITLSLAVQKSLASLNKLLVENHLRTHVTHQYEQGGEAREAAVAELLRIFELSNNRG, encoded by the coding sequence GTGATCGAGGACATCAAGCGGCGGGCGCTGCACCGCACGAAGATCATCGAGGGCCAGCTCCGCGGCATCGAGAAGATGATCGAGAACGAGGACTACTGCGTCGACATCATCACGCTGTCGCTCGCGGTGCAGAAATCGCTGGCGTCGCTGAACAAGCTGCTCGTCGAGAACCACCTGCGCACCCACGTCACCCACCAGTACGAGCAGGGCGGCGAGGCCCGCGAGGCGGCGGTGGCCGAGCTGCTGCGCATCTTCGAGCTGTCGAACAACCGCGGCTGA
- a CDS encoding glycerophosphodiester phosphodiesterase, with protein MRTGVGAVALAITVTAMLVVQSSPTASATDVFGALRAPGEPAFSVGHRGDRAQAPENTLPSLELALDGLEFVETDVQLTRDDVPVLFHDVELSRVTGDPHRVDELTFAQLSRLDAGRRYDAAFEGTRIPTLDAFLAALAERDDARALIELKAAWTPDEVRIVADLLERRGVEGRVVLQSFSIETLDSIAEVAPHLPRIMLIRELPADPRPIAERFGLIGFGTTVASVTAAPEALDRAHAAGIAVLCYTLNSEKKWSEVAALGVDGIITDRPSDLDAWLAATAPGT; from the coding sequence GTGCGCACCGGCGTCGGTGCAGTGGCGCTCGCGATCACCGTCACCGCGATGCTCGTCGTGCAGTCGTCGCCCACCGCGTCGGCCACCGACGTGTTCGGCGCGTTGCGCGCGCCCGGCGAACCGGCGTTCAGCGTCGGCCATCGGGGTGATCGCGCGCAGGCGCCCGAGAACACGCTGCCCTCGCTCGAACTCGCCCTCGACGGCCTCGAGTTCGTCGAGACCGATGTGCAGCTGACCCGGGACGACGTCCCGGTGCTGTTCCACGACGTCGAGCTCAGCCGCGTCACGGGGGATCCGCACCGGGTCGACGAGCTCACCTTCGCCCAGCTCTCCCGGCTCGACGCGGGCCGGCGGTACGACGCGGCGTTCGAAGGCACGCGCATCCCGACGCTCGATGCGTTCCTGGCCGCGCTCGCCGAGCGCGACGACGCCCGCGCGCTCATCGAGCTGAAGGCGGCGTGGACCCCCGACGAGGTGCGCATCGTCGCCGACCTGCTGGAGCGACGCGGGGTCGAGGGGCGGGTGGTGCTGCAGAGCTTCAGCATCGAGACCCTCGACTCGATCGCCGAGGTCGCCCCGCACCTGCCGCGCATCATGCTGATCCGCGAACTGCCCGCGGACCCGCGGCCGATCGCGGAACGATTCGGCCTGATCGGCTTCGGCACCACCGTGGCCAGCGTGACGGCCGCGCCCGAGGCGCTCGACCGCGCCCACGCCGCCGGCATCGCGGTGCTCTGCTACACCCTGAACTCCGAGAAGAAGTGGAGCGAGGTGGCCGCCCTCGGCGTCGACGGCATCATCACCGACCGGCCGAGCGACCTCGACGCCTGGCTCGCCGCTACTGCTCCGGGAACGTGA
- a CDS encoding O-acetyl-ADP-ribose deacetylase, producing the protein MPRIELITGDLTHERVDAIVNAANSSLLGGGGVDGAIHRAGGPEILAECRALRAGSLPDGLPTGEAVATGAGRLAARWVIHTVGPVWPGRAEPEASERRKRLVAAHRNSLALAAELGAGSIAFPAISAGVYGWPVDEVADVALSVASMATDAAPPRVRFVLFSERVAEAYRAAADRLGVEITFPEQ; encoded by the coding sequence ATGCCTCGCATCGAGCTGATCACGGGCGACCTGACGCACGAGCGGGTCGACGCGATCGTGAACGCCGCGAACTCGTCGCTGCTCGGCGGCGGAGGCGTCGACGGCGCGATCCACCGCGCCGGCGGGCCCGAGATCCTCGCCGAGTGCCGGGCGCTGCGCGCCGGATCGCTGCCCGACGGGCTGCCGACGGGCGAGGCGGTCGCCACCGGGGCCGGCCGTCTGGCGGCACGGTGGGTCATCCACACGGTCGGCCCGGTGTGGCCGGGCCGCGCGGAGCCCGAGGCATCCGAACGCCGGAAAAGGCTGGTTGCCGCCCATCGCAACTCGCTGGCGCTGGCCGCGGAGCTGGGAGCGGGCTCGATCGCGTTCCCGGCCATCTCGGCCGGCGTGTACGGCTGGCCGGTCGACGAGGTCGCGGACGTCGCACTGTCGGTCGCCTCGATGGCGACGGATGCCGCTCCCCCGCGCGTGCGCTTCGTGCTGTTCTCCGAGCGGGTCGCCGAGGCGTACCGGGCCGCCGCCGACCGGCTCGGCGTCGAGATCACGTTCCCGGAGCAGTAG
- a CDS encoding aldehyde dehydrogenase family protein → MSRLAVPKTYKLFIGGAFPRSESGRTYEVLAADGGFLANAAKASRKDARDAVVAARAAVAGWSGATAYNRGQVLYRIAELLEGRRAQFAAEIEQAEGATRAEAAAQVDEAIDRWVWYAGWADKFAQVTGNANPVAGPYFNISVPEPTGVVAIVAPQDSSLVGLVSAIAPALVAGNAVVVVASERHPLSAISLAEVLATSDVPKGVVNVLTGSPAEIAPWLAAHADVNALDLVGAGALDWVDLEIAAADTLKRVLRPENGPDAAAPALDRIVAFTETKTVWHTKSLR, encoded by the coding sequence GTGAGCCGCCTCGCCGTGCCCAAGACGTACAAGCTGTTCATCGGCGGCGCGTTCCCGCGCAGCGAGTCGGGCCGCACCTACGAAGTGCTCGCCGCCGACGGCGGGTTCCTCGCGAACGCGGCGAAGGCGTCCCGCAAGGACGCCCGCGACGCGGTCGTCGCCGCACGCGCCGCGGTCGCCGGCTGGTCGGGCGCCACGGCGTACAACCGGGGTCAGGTGCTGTACCGCATCGCCGAACTGCTCGAGGGGCGTCGGGCCCAGTTCGCCGCCGAGATCGAGCAGGCCGAGGGCGCGACGCGCGCCGAGGCCGCCGCGCAGGTCGACGAGGCGATCGACCGCTGGGTCTGGTACGCCGGCTGGGCCGACAAGTTCGCGCAGGTGACCGGCAACGCGAATCCCGTCGCCGGGCCGTACTTCAACATCTCGGTGCCCGAGCCGACGGGGGTCGTCGCGATCGTCGCGCCCCAGGACTCGTCGCTCGTCGGGCTGGTGTCGGCGATCGCGCCGGCGCTCGTCGCGGGCAACGCGGTGGTCGTGGTCGCGAGCGAGCGGCACCCGCTGTCGGCGATCTCGCTGGCCGAGGTGCTCGCGACGAGCGACGTGCCGAAGGGCGTCGTGAACGTGCTGACCGGGTCGCCCGCCGAGATCGCGCCGTGGCTGGCCGCGCACGCCGACGTGAACGCGCTCGACCTGGTCGGCGCGGGTGCGCTCGACTGGGTCGACCTCGAGATCGCGGCGGCCGACACCCTGAAGCGCGTCCTGCGCCCCGAGAACGGCCCGGATGCCGCGGCGCCGGCGCTGGACCGAATCGTCGCGTTCACCGAGACGAAGACGGTCTGGCACACGAAGAGCCTGCGGTAG
- a CDS encoding sugar-binding transcriptional regulator: MDEVDELLSIRAAELYYEENKTQDEIGQALSLTRWKVGRLLAQAKQRGFIRIEILHPRARRLPIERRLRDERGLEDAIVVSSAGVSGPDELQARTAQAAADYLTALRPVPRTLGVSWGRTLFDLSQHLRPGWATAVNVVQINGGVSLNRRPGTAAATAVAIAQKASGNATLLPSPAILERLETKQAIESDRVVAGVIDLARSADAYLFSAGAADHHSVHVESGYLSAADVDLLVQKGAVGDVVGRYIDSDGNIVDPALDARTVGLTLDELRAAPRSIAVVAGPSKHAVADAVVRSGLCTVLVTDEATALHLLDGS, translated from the coding sequence ATGGACGAAGTCGACGAACTGCTCTCGATCCGGGCGGCCGAGCTCTACTACGAAGAGAACAAGACGCAGGACGAGATCGGGCAGGCGCTCAGCCTCACCCGGTGGAAGGTGGGGCGGCTGCTCGCCCAGGCCAAGCAGCGCGGATTCATCCGCATCGAGATCCTGCACCCGCGCGCCCGCAGGCTGCCGATCGAGCGTCGCCTGCGCGACGAGCGCGGGCTCGAGGACGCGATCGTCGTCTCCTCGGCCGGCGTGTCCGGGCCCGACGAACTGCAGGCGCGCACCGCGCAGGCCGCCGCCGACTACCTCACCGCGCTGCGCCCCGTGCCGCGCACGCTCGGCGTGAGCTGGGGCCGCACCCTCTTCGACCTCTCGCAGCACCTGCGCCCCGGCTGGGCGACCGCGGTCAACGTCGTGCAGATCAACGGCGGCGTGAGCCTCAACCGCCGCCCGGGCACCGCCGCCGCAACGGCGGTCGCGATCGCGCAGAAGGCGAGCGGCAACGCGACCCTGCTGCCCAGCCCCGCGATCCTCGAGCGACTCGAGACGAAGCAGGCGATCGAGAGCGACCGGGTCGTCGCCGGGGTCATCGACCTCGCCCGCTCGGCCGACGCCTACCTGTTCAGCGCCGGCGCCGCCGACCACCACTCGGTCCACGTCGAGAGCGGCTACCTGTCGGCCGCCGACGTCGATCTGCTCGTGCAGAAGGGCGCGGTCGGCGACGTGGTCGGGCGCTACATCGACTCCGACGGCAACATCGTCGACCCCGCGCTCGATGCGCGCACCGTCGGCCTCACGCTCGACGAACTGCGCGCCGCGCCGCGGTCGATCGCGGTGGTCGCCGGCCCGTCCAAGCACGCGGTCGCCGACGCCGTCGTGCGCAGCGGCCTGTGCACGGTGCTCGTCACCGACGAGGCCACCGCCCTCCATCTGCTCGACGGCTCGTAA
- the deoC gene encoding deoxyribose-phosphate aldolase has protein sequence MPETSLVTARERAVAVLGGEPDDATLRRYLHGIPGVDAVGLEQRAAGLGTRSIKTSSKAWALDRIISLIDLTTLEGADTPGKVRSLVAKAITPDPADATTPRVAAVCVYGDMVPFAVDALGAAHGDPDDGGVSVAAVATAFPSGRASLEIKLADTAEAVAAGADEIDMVIDRGAFLAGRYGQVFDQIAAVKQACRRPDGTSASLKVILETGELVTYDNVRRASWLSILAGGDFIKTSTGKVQPAATLPVTLLMLEVVRDWHLLTGQRIGVKPAGGIRASKDAVKYLVTVAETVGEEWLVPHLFRFGASSLLNDVLLQRQKLSTGRYSGADYVTID, from the coding sequence ATGCCCGAAACCTCCCTCGTCACCGCACGCGAGCGTGCCGTCGCCGTGCTCGGCGGCGAACCCGACGACGCCACGCTGCGCCGCTACCTGCACGGCATCCCCGGCGTCGACGCGGTCGGCCTCGAACAGCGCGCCGCCGGGCTCGGCACCCGCTCGATCAAGACGTCGTCGAAGGCGTGGGCGCTCGACCGCATCATCTCGCTCATCGACCTCACCACGCTCGAGGGCGCCGACACCCCCGGCAAGGTGCGCTCGCTGGTCGCGAAGGCGATCACCCCCGATCCGGCCGATGCGACCACGCCCCGGGTCGCCGCGGTGTGCGTGTACGGCGACATGGTGCCCTTCGCGGTCGACGCGCTCGGCGCCGCGCACGGCGACCCCGACGACGGCGGCGTCTCGGTCGCCGCGGTGGCCACGGCGTTCCCGTCGGGGCGTGCCTCGCTCGAGATCAAGCTCGCCGACACCGCCGAAGCGGTCGCGGCCGGCGCCGACGAGATCGACATGGTCATCGACCGCGGGGCGTTCCTCGCCGGCCGGTACGGCCAGGTGTTCGACCAGATCGCCGCGGTGAAGCAGGCGTGCCGTCGCCCCGACGGCACGAGCGCAAGCCTCAAGGTGATCCTCGAGACCGGCGAGCTCGTCACCTACGACAACGTGCGACGTGCGTCGTGGCTGTCGATCCTCGCGGGCGGCGACTTCATCAAGACCTCGACGGGCAAGGTGCAGCCGGCCGCCACGCTGCCGGTGACCCTGCTCATGCTCGAGGTCGTGCGCGACTGGCACCTGCTCACCGGCCAGCGCATCGGCGTGAAGCCGGCCGGCGGCATCCGCGCCTCGAAGGACGCCGTGAAGTACCTCGTCACGGTCGCCGAGACCGTGGGCGAGGAGTGGCTCGTGCCCCACCTGTTCCGCTTCGGTGCGTCGAGCCTCCTCAACGACGTGCTGCTGCAGCGCCAGAAGCTCAGCACCGGCCGGTACTCCGGCGCCGACTACGTCACCATCGATTGA
- a CDS encoding aldehyde dehydrogenase family protein translates to MSFLEYAPAPESRAILSLRDSYGLFIDGEFVGGHGTPFQTISPADETRIAEIANADAADVDLAVAAARRAYDRVWSRMSGRDRGKYLFRIARLLQERARELAIAESLDNGKPIKESRDVDVPLVAAWFFYYAGWADKLDHAGLGADPRALGVAGQVIPWNFPLLMLAWKIAPALAAGNTVVLKPAETTPLTALLFAEIVQQADLPPGVVNIVTGAGDTGAALVSHPDVDKVAFTGSTSVGRQIAKAVAGTDKKLTLELGGKAANIVFDDAPIDQAIEGIVNGIFFNQGHVCCAGSRLLVQESIHDEVVDRLKRRLSTLRLGDPLDKNTDIGAINSREQLDRIRELSDVGEAEGAERWSAPCEIPDNGFWFAPTIFTGVETSHRIAREEVFGPVLSVLSFRTPQEAIAKANNTPYGLSAGIWTDKGSRILAVADQLRAGVVWANTFNRFDPSSPFGGYKESGYGREGGRHGLGAYLTPATRAAVTARSAVPAKKGARK, encoded by the coding sequence ATGAGCTTCCTCGAGTACGCACCCGCCCCCGAGTCGAGGGCGATCCTGTCGCTGCGCGACTCCTACGGCCTGTTCATCGACGGCGAGTTCGTCGGCGGGCACGGCACGCCGTTCCAGACGATCTCGCCGGCCGACGAGACGCGCATCGCCGAGATCGCGAACGCCGACGCCGCCGACGTCGACCTGGCCGTCGCGGCCGCGCGCCGCGCCTACGACCGGGTCTGGAGCCGGATGAGCGGCCGCGACCGCGGCAAGTACCTGTTCCGCATCGCCCGGCTCCTGCAGGAGCGGGCGCGTGAGCTCGCGATCGCCGAGTCGCTCGACAACGGCAAGCCGATCAAGGAGTCGCGCGACGTGGACGTGCCGCTCGTGGCCGCCTGGTTCTTCTACTACGCGGGGTGGGCCGACAAACTCGACCACGCCGGCCTCGGCGCCGACCCGCGCGCGCTCGGCGTCGCCGGCCAGGTGATCCCGTGGAACTTCCCGCTGCTCATGCTCGCGTGGAAGATCGCGCCGGCGCTCGCCGCCGGCAACACGGTGGTGCTCAAGCCCGCCGAGACGACCCCGCTCACCGCGCTGCTGTTCGCCGAGATCGTGCAGCAGGCCGATCTGCCGCCCGGCGTCGTGAACATCGTCACGGGCGCGGGCGACACCGGTGCGGCGCTCGTGTCGCACCCCGACGTCGACAAGGTCGCGTTCACCGGTTCGACGTCGGTGGGCCGCCAGATCGCGAAGGCCGTCGCCGGCACCGACAAGAAGCTCACCCTCGAGCTCGGCGGCAAGGCCGCGAACATCGTGTTCGACGATGCGCCGATCGACCAGGCGATCGAGGGCATCGTCAACGGCATCTTCTTCAACCAGGGGCACGTGTGCTGCGCGGGCAGCCGCCTGCTGGTGCAGGAGTCGATCCACGACGAGGTCGTGGACCGGCTGAAGCGGCGCCTCTCGACGCTGCGCCTCGGCGACCCGCTCGACAAGAACACCGACATCGGGGCGATCAACTCGCGCGAGCAGCTCGACCGCATCCGCGAGCTCAGCGACGTCGGCGAGGCGGAGGGGGCCGAACGGTGGAGTGCGCCGTGCGAGATCCCCGACAACGGCTTCTGGTTCGCGCCGACGATCTTCACCGGCGTCGAGACGAGCCACCGCATCGCGCGCGAAGAGGTCTTCGGCCCGGTGCTGTCGGTGCTGAGCTTCCGCACCCCCCAGGAGGCGATCGCCAAGGCGAACAACACGCCGTACGGCCTGTCGGCCGGCATCTGGACCGACAAGGGCAGCCGCATCCTCGCGGTCGCCGACCAGTTGCGCGCGGGCGTCGTGTGGGCGAACACGTTCAACCGGTTCGACCCGTCCAGCCCGTTCGGCGGCTACAAGGAGTCGGGCTACGGCCGCGAGGGCGGCCGGCACGGGCTCGGCGCGTACCTCACGCCCGCGACCCGGGCGGCCGTCACCGCCCGAAGCGCCGTGCCCGCGAAGAAGGGAGCCCGCAAGTGA